In the Ananas comosus cultivar F153 unplaced genomic scaffold, ASM154086v1, whole genome shotgun sequence genome, one interval contains:
- the LOC109705646 gene encoding polycystic kidney disease protein 1-like 3, with amino-acid sequence MVSYLAPRDRHVGLKSRSKLLPSTEVYSPQYIAWQFEFVQPIPALSKFFTANTADHRPPIKSIFEADKLSAMGNRLKRFFQLASFRSNYTGVALASLDLSLPRLFRKTIHPLDTSLSRDSPTEIESPPETTSDTPPSSSSVPASSSVPALDKRPIEIVQVTPPPSSKRRKSVTKRKFQRAESTPSADVTKDKTEDIPSADLPSQEASAPPSATKPSSVPTETIDVGMERQLRREARLEKKRGMERKKKSVETASTTPLPSEVPPPLSTPAPTSTTGDERIDIPLGRTSRDKSTTPLRSSQGASSPTPDDPLSAILHSFLISSPNSNEGDDFSTITISSDTQNKFDECLKMYSIGIPSLAQNPEQFDRLYALLLDLADRSDITPSIGCFVATLSLQLSSFLARQQSLGAELVTLDQHFHRVDHFKKNIPDIASPMDEVHQEDRELADQESALQKRISTLKEELAAVHSSTNL; translated from the exons ATGGTATCCTATCTAGCCCCCCGGGATCGTCATGTGGGGCTTAAATCACGTTCAAAGCTGTTGCCGAGTACTGAGGTTTATTCTCCTCAGTATATAGCGTGGCAATTTGAATTCGTCCAGCCAATTCCTGctctttctaaattttttacggcCAACACAGCAGATCACCGTCCTCCCATCAAGAGCATATTTGAAGCTGACAAGCTTTCGGCTATGGGGAATCGTCTCAAACGCTTCTTCCAGCTAGCAAGCTTCCGTTCGAACTATACAGGGGTTGCCCTTGCCTCCCTTGATCTTTCTCTACCTCGGTTATTCCGCAAAACCATCCATCCACTTG ACACTTCCTTGAGCAGAGATTCTCCCACCGAGATTGAGTCTCCACCAGAAACCACTTCTGACACCCCGCCTTCTTCCTCG TCGGTTCCTGCTTCTTCATCGGTCCCAGCTTTAGACAAAAGACCGATTGAAATTGTTCAGGTCACTCCTCCGCCGTCTTCGAAACGGCGTAAATCAGTGACCAAAAGAAAATTCCAACGAGCCGAAAGTACCCCTTCGGCTGATGTCACTAAAGACAAAACCGAGGACATTCCTTCGGCTGACCTTCCGTCACAAGAAGCTAGTGCACCTCCCTCGGCTACTAAACCGAGCTCTGTTCCGACCGAAACGATTGATGTCGGG ATGGAAAGGCAGCTCCGCAGGGAAGCTCGtcttgagaaaaagagagggatggaaaggaagaaaaaatcTGTTGAGACGGCAAGCACAACGCCGTTACCGAGTGAGGTTCCGCCACCTCTTTCCACTCCTGCTCCAACATCAACTACAGGGGATGAACGAATAGACATACCTCTCGGGCGAACTTCTAGAGACAAAAGCACTACTCCTCTTCGTTCGTCCCAGGGAGCCTCTTCCCCTACTCCTGATGATCCTTTGTCTGcaattcttcattcttttttgaTTTCAAGCCCCAACTCCAACGAGGGAGATGATTTTTCGACCATTACCATTTCATCGGACACCCAGAACAAGTTCGATGAATGTCTTAAAATGTATAGCATTGGTATTCCTAGCCTAGCCCAGAATCCGgaacaatttgatcggctatACGCCCTTTTACTCGACTTAGCCGATCGATCAGATATCACCCCCAGTATCGGGTGTTTTGTAGCGACTTTATCACTCCAGCTCTCGTCTTTTTTAGCTCGGCAGCAATCTTTAGGCGCCGAACTTGTAactttagatcaacattttcatcgcgttgatcattttaagaaaaatatccCTGACATAGCATCTCCAATGGATGAAGTGCATCAGGAAGATAGGGAGTTGGCtgatcaagaatcggctctgcaaaaacgaatTTCCACTCTGAAAGAAGAGTTGGCTGCAGTCCACTCTAGCACAAACCTCTGA